A single window of Agromyces aureus DNA harbors:
- a CDS encoding alcohol dehydrogenase catalytic domain-containing protein, translating into MQIIGAVLETSGAEAPFAVSRPFTVGPLELDPPGAGELLVRIEAAGVCHSDLSVVDGNRRRPTPMLLGHEASGIVEQVGEGVTDVASGTRVVMTFLPRCGECPECASDGRLPCRVGSAANGAGTLTGGGIRLHRDGAPVHHHLGVSAFASHAVVSRTSVVPVDHDVPAEIAALLGCAVLTGGGAVINAGRPSPGSRVTIVGLGGVGMAALLVAVALGHEVVGVDALPAKLATAIEFGASAAYAPDEALRAASAPEAGNGNGRADAAGLAPLVIEAAGSARAFETALAFTAPGGTTVTVGLPAPDARATISPLTLTAEARTVIGSYLGSAVPDRDIPRYVELWRAGRLPLERLVSSRIRLDELDAAMDRLAAGGELRQLITLD; encoded by the coding sequence ATGCAGATCATCGGGGCGGTGCTCGAGACATCCGGCGCTGAAGCGCCCTTCGCGGTTTCGCGCCCGTTCACGGTCGGGCCGCTCGAGCTCGATCCACCGGGCGCCGGCGAACTCCTCGTGCGCATCGAGGCCGCGGGCGTGTGTCATTCAGACCTCAGCGTCGTCGACGGCAACCGTCGGCGCCCGACGCCCATGTTGCTGGGCCACGAGGCATCTGGCATCGTCGAGCAGGTCGGCGAGGGCGTGACCGACGTCGCGAGCGGCACGCGCGTGGTCATGACGTTCCTCCCCCGCTGCGGCGAGTGCCCCGAGTGCGCGAGCGACGGGCGCCTGCCCTGCCGCGTCGGCAGCGCCGCGAACGGCGCGGGCACGCTCACGGGCGGCGGCATCCGCCTGCACCGCGACGGCGCGCCCGTGCACCACCACCTCGGCGTCTCGGCGTTCGCGAGCCACGCGGTCGTCAGCCGCACCTCGGTCGTGCCGGTCGACCATGACGTGCCGGCCGAGATCGCCGCGCTCCTCGGCTGCGCGGTGCTCACGGGCGGCGGCGCCGTGATCAACGCCGGCCGGCCATCCCCCGGCTCCCGAGTCACGATCGTCGGCCTCGGCGGCGTCGGCATGGCCGCGCTGCTCGTCGCGGTCGCCCTCGGCCACGAGGTCGTCGGCGTCGATGCGCTGCCCGCCAAGCTCGCGACCGCGATCGAGTTCGGCGCGAGTGCGGCCTACGCGCCCGACGAGGCCCTGCGTGCGGCATCCGCCCCCGAGGCCGGCAACGGCAACGGCCGAGCGGATGCCGCGGGGCTCGCGCCGCTCGTCATCGAGGCCGCCGGCTCGGCCAGAGCCTTCGAGACCGCGCTCGCGTTCACCGCGCCGGGCGGCACGACGGTCACCGTCGGCCTGCCGGCGCCCGATGCCCGCGCGACGATCTCCCCGCTGACGCTCACCGCGGAGGCCCGAACCGTCATCGGCAGTTATCTCGGCTCGGCTGTGCCGGACCGCGACATCCCGCGCTACGTGGAGCTGTGGCGGGCGGGGCGCCTGCCCCTCGAACGGCTCGTCTCGTCGCGCATCCGCCTCGACGAACTCGACGCGGCCATGGATCGCCTCGCCGCCGGCGGGGAACTCCGCCAGCTCATCACGCTCGACTGA
- a CDS encoding MaoC family dehydratase: MSATPGSPLRLASPADLLDAVGTAIGPGAWFEVDQARIERFADATDDHQWIHVDVERATAGPFGAPIAHGFLTLSLLTALATPLLEVPGVAMGVNYGFEKVRFLQPVTAGSRVRAVGTLASAEPTGSGIRVVQDLTIEIEGSERPALIAQWVTLLVPA, translated from the coding sequence ATGAGCGCGACGCCCGGCTCCCCGCTGCGGCTCGCCTCGCCCGCCGACCTGCTCGACGCGGTCGGCACGGCCATCGGCCCCGGCGCCTGGTTCGAGGTCGACCAGGCCCGCATCGAGCGGTTCGCGGATGCCACCGACGACCACCAGTGGATCCACGTCGACGTCGAGCGGGCCACCGCCGGCCCCTTCGGCGCCCCGATCGCGCACGGGTTCCTCACGCTGTCGCTGCTCACCGCACTCGCCACCCCGCTGCTCGAGGTACCGGGCGTCGCGATGGGCGTGAACTACGGCTTCGAGAAGGTGCGGTTCCTGCAGCCGGTGACCGCGGGCTCGCGCGTGCGAGCGGTCGGAACGCTCGCCTCGGCCGAGCCGACCGGCAGCGGCATCCGGGTGGTGCAGGACCTCACGATCGAGATCGAGGGATCGGAGCGCCCAGCGCTCATCGCCCAGTGGGTCACGCTCCTCGTGCCCGCCTGA
- a CDS encoding ABC transporter ATP-binding protein → MTTEPTQISEEEKYELELAEQARLNSGDWDSVAPGKASQFGPSFRRLIGLLKPHALAFTFVSLLGAAGVVLAVIAPKVLGEATNVLFAGVIGKQLPAGITADQAVEQLRASGQDDLANIVQTAGVVPGEGIDFVKLSQILIVVLLLYVISAILTWVQGYVVNVIMVRTMWKLREDVEAKLNRLPLSYFDKVQRGELISRVTNDIDNITQTMQQSLSGAITAVLTVVGVLIMMFSISWQLAIVALVSLPLMAVIFGVIGPKSQKAFGIQWRKVGRLNARVEESFSGHALVKVFGREADSHAKFKAENEELYEASFKAQFLSGIIMPGMMFIGNLTYVGIAVLGGLMVASGQLRLGDVQAFIQYSQQFTQPLSELGGMAAVVQSGTASAERVFQLLDADEQDPDAVDSPKPAEGDGTIEFEHVSFSYAPEHPLIRDLSFRVEPGQTVAIVGPTGAGKTTLVNLIMRFYELDGGRILLNGQDIAELTRRDMRAKTGMVLQDPWLFAGSIRENIRYGRESATDEEILEAARATYVDRFVHSLPDGYDTVLDEEASNVSAGEKQLITIARAFVAQPSVLILDEATSSVDTRTELLLQNAMAALREGRTSFVIAHRLSTIRDADLILVMEHGDIVEQGSHDELIAREGAYWRLYNSQFEQAAADLDAEAALASGGQEAALVGASTGSVEAIDGDRSGEATPTSEA, encoded by the coding sequence ATGACCACCGAACCCACCCAGATCTCCGAAGAGGAGAAGTACGAGCTCGAGCTCGCCGAGCAGGCCCGCCTGAACTCCGGCGACTGGGACAGCGTCGCACCCGGCAAGGCCTCGCAGTTCGGCCCGAGCTTCCGCCGTCTCATCGGCCTGCTGAAGCCCCATGCGCTCGCGTTCACGTTCGTCTCGCTGCTCGGCGCCGCCGGCGTCGTGCTCGCCGTGATCGCCCCCAAGGTGCTCGGCGAGGCCACGAACGTGCTGTTCGCCGGCGTCATCGGCAAGCAGCTGCCCGCCGGCATCACGGCCGATCAGGCCGTCGAGCAACTGCGCGCGAGCGGTCAGGACGACCTCGCGAACATCGTGCAGACGGCGGGCGTCGTGCCCGGCGAGGGCATCGACTTCGTCAAGCTCAGCCAGATCCTCATCGTCGTGCTGCTGCTCTACGTGATCTCCGCGATCCTCACGTGGGTGCAGGGCTACGTCGTCAACGTGATCATGGTGCGCACCATGTGGAAGCTGCGCGAAGACGTCGAGGCCAAGCTCAACCGCCTGCCGCTCAGCTACTTCGACAAGGTGCAGCGCGGCGAGCTCATCTCGCGCGTGACGAACGACATCGACAACATCACGCAGACCATGCAGCAGTCGCTGTCGGGTGCCATCACCGCGGTGCTCACCGTGGTCGGCGTGCTCATCATGATGTTCTCGATCTCGTGGCAGCTCGCCATCGTCGCGCTCGTTTCACTGCCGCTCATGGCCGTGATCTTCGGCGTCATCGGCCCGAAGTCGCAGAAGGCGTTCGGCATCCAGTGGCGCAAGGTGGGCCGGCTCAACGCGCGCGTCGAGGAGTCCTTCTCGGGCCACGCGCTCGTCAAGGTCTTCGGTCGCGAGGCCGACTCGCACGCGAAGTTCAAGGCCGAGAACGAGGAGCTCTACGAGGCCTCGTTCAAGGCGCAGTTCCTCTCGGGCATCATCATGCCGGGCATGATGTTCATCGGAAACCTCACCTACGTGGGCATCGCGGTGCTCGGCGGCCTCATGGTCGCGAGCGGCCAGCTGCGCCTCGGTGACGTGCAGGCGTTCATCCAGTACTCGCAGCAGTTCACCCAGCCCCTCTCGGAGCTCGGCGGCATGGCGGCCGTCGTGCAGTCGGGCACCGCCTCCGCGGAGCGCGTGTTCCAGCTGCTCGACGCCGACGAGCAGGACCCCGACGCGGTCGACTCCCCGAAGCCCGCCGAGGGCGACGGCACCATCGAGTTCGAGCACGTGTCGTTCTCGTACGCCCCCGAGCACCCGCTGATCCGCGACCTGTCGTTCCGGGTCGAACCCGGTCAGACGGTGGCGATCGTCGGGCCCACGGGTGCCGGCAAGACGACGCTCGTGAACCTCATCATGCGGTTCTACGAGCTCGACGGCGGGCGCATCCTGCTCAACGGCCAGGACATCGCCGAGCTCACGCGTCGCGACATGCGCGCGAAGACCGGCATGGTGCTCCAGGACCCGTGGCTGTTCGCCGGTTCGATCCGGGAGAACATCCGCTACGGCCGCGAGTCGGCGACCGACGAGGAGATCCTCGAGGCCGCCCGCGCGACCTACGTCGACCGGTTCGTGCACTCGCTGCCCGACGGCTACGACACCGTGCTCGACGAGGAGGCCTCGAACGTCTCGGCGGGCGAGAAGCAGCTCATCACGATCGCCCGTGCGTTCGTGGCGCAGCCCTCGGTGCTGATCCTCGACGAGGCGACCTCGTCGGTCGACACCCGCACCGAACTGCTGCTGCAGAACGCCATGGCCGCGCTCCGCGAGGGGCGCACGTCGTTCGTGATCGCGCACCGTCTCTCGACGATCCGCGACGCCGACCTCATCCTCGTGATGGAGCACGGCGACATCGTCGAGCAGGGCAGCCACGACGAGCTCATCGCTCGCGAGGGCGCCTACTGGCGCCTCTACAACTCGCAGTTCGAGCAGGCCGCGGCCGACCTCGACGCCGAGGCGGCACTCGCCTCCGGTGGCCAGGAGGCCGCACTGGTCGGCGCCTCGACCGGGTCGGTCGAGGCCATCGACGGCGACCGGTCGGGCGAGGCGACGCCCACGAGCGAGGCGTAG
- a CDS encoding ABC transporter ATP-binding protein, which translates to MLGKLLVRYLKPYVWLLVGVLVFQILSAIATFNLPDLNAKIIDNGVAKGDTEYIWSTGAVMLLISLGQITASIIATYFAAKAAMRLGRDIRNDVFEKVSGFSEREVSKFGPGSLITRNTNDVQQVQMLAMMGATMLVTAPILAIGGIYFALRQDVGLGWIIAVAVTVLLVIAILIISRMVPLFRSFQHKLDNVNRIMREQLTGVRVVRAFVREPIEEERFREANTDIMIVGRRVGSLFVLLFPLFMLVLNVTIVGVVWFGAFAVDSGDAQIGTLFAFMQYVMLILTGVLMASFMTIMIPRAAVSADRIAEVLDSTSTLERPANPVHVLPTPGTVELTNVSFTYPGAEHAVLDGISFSAARGETVAIVGSTGAGKTTLVSLIPRLFDTTGGSVAVGGVDVREADLDVLWNSIGLVPQRPFLFSGTVASNLRFGREEATDEELWHALEIAQGRDFVEEMEGQLDARIAQGGTNVSGGQRQRLAIARAIVHRPDLLVFDDSFSALDLTTDANLRHALWRELPDVTKIVVAQRVSSITDADRIIVLDDGAMVGVGTHEQLLETSDTYREIVESQLGAEAAR; encoded by the coding sequence ATGCTCGGAAAACTCCTCGTCAGATATCTGAAGCCCTACGTCTGGTTGCTCGTCGGGGTTCTGGTCTTCCAGATCCTCTCGGCCATCGCCACCTTCAACCTGCCCGACCTCAACGCCAAGATTATCGACAACGGCGTGGCCAAGGGCGACACCGAGTACATCTGGTCGACCGGCGCCGTCATGCTCCTGATCTCCCTCGGGCAGATCACGGCGTCGATCATCGCCACCTACTTCGCCGCGAAGGCCGCCATGCGCCTCGGCCGCGACATCCGCAACGACGTGTTCGAGAAGGTCAGCGGGTTCAGCGAGCGCGAGGTGTCGAAGTTCGGCCCCGGCTCGCTCATCACCCGCAACACCAATGACGTGCAGCAGGTGCAGATGCTCGCGATGATGGGCGCCACCATGCTCGTCACCGCCCCGATCCTCGCGATCGGCGGCATCTACTTCGCGCTCAGGCAAGACGTGGGGCTCGGCTGGATCATCGCGGTCGCCGTGACCGTGCTGCTCGTCATCGCGATCCTCATCATCAGCCGCATGGTGCCGCTGTTCCGCAGCTTCCAGCACAAGCTCGACAACGTGAACCGGATCATGCGCGAGCAGCTCACCGGCGTGCGCGTCGTCCGGGCCTTCGTGCGCGAGCCCATCGAGGAAGAGCGGTTCCGCGAGGCGAACACCGACATCATGATCGTCGGCCGACGCGTCGGGTCGCTCTTCGTGCTGCTCTTCCCGCTCTTCATGCTCGTGCTCAACGTCACGATCGTCGGGGTCGTCTGGTTCGGCGCCTTCGCGGTCGACTCGGGCGACGCGCAGATCGGCACCCTGTTCGCCTTCATGCAGTACGTGATGCTGATCCTCACGGGCGTGCTCATGGCGAGCTTCATGACGATCATGATCCCGCGCGCGGCGGTGTCGGCCGACCGCATCGCCGAGGTGCTCGACAGCACGTCGACGCTCGAGCGGCCCGCGAACCCCGTGCACGTCCTGCCCACCCCGGGCACGGTCGAGCTGACGAACGTCTCGTTCACCTACCCGGGTGCCGAGCACGCCGTGCTCGACGGCATCAGCTTCAGCGCGGCACGCGGTGAGACCGTGGCGATCGTCGGCTCCACCGGCGCCGGCAAGACCACGCTCGTGTCCCTGATCCCCCGCCTGTTCGACACCACCGGCGGCTCCGTCGCGGTCGGCGGGGTCGACGTGCGCGAGGCCGACCTCGACGTGCTCTGGAACTCGATCGGTCTCGTGCCGCAGCGTCCGTTCCTCTTCAGCGGCACCGTCGCCTCGAACCTGCGGTTCGGGCGCGAGGAGGCCACCGACGAAGAGTTGTGGCACGCCCTCGAGATCGCACAGGGTCGCGACTTCGTCGAGGAGATGGAGGGCCAGCTCGACGCGCGCATCGCGCAGGGCGGCACCAACGTCTCGGGCGGCCAGCGCCAGCGGCTCGCGATCGCCAGGGCGATCGTGCACCGCCCAGACCTGCTCGTCTTCGACGACTCGTTCTCGGCGCTCGACCTCACGACCGACGCCAACCTGCGGCACGCGCTCTGGCGCGAGCTGCCCGACGTGACGAAGATCGTCGTCGCGCAGCGCGTCTCGAGCATCACCGATGCCGACCGCATCATCGTGCTCGACGACGGCGCCATGGTCGGTGTCGGCACGCACGAGCAGTTGCTCGAGACATCCGACACCTATCGCGAGATCGTCGAATCCCAGCTCGGCGCGGAGGCAGCCCGATGA
- a CDS encoding serine hydrolase domain-containing protein, producing MSLPIHGHVHDDFAGLRDEFERRLASGAELGASLAVIVDGEPVVDLWGGWSDLEHTAEWQQDTITNVWSISKTVTALAALVLIDRGELDPELPVAHYWPEFAAAGKEGVLVKHVLMHTSGVSGWAQPITGADILDTDAAAARLASQPPWWPAGAASGYHLLDYGHLIGELVRRITGRSLGTYVAEELAGPLGADFWLGLPASEDHRVSNVVPPQGTLDFSAIPPDSPAFKTYTGPPLDAEVTWTREWRAAGVGGAGGQGNARSVARINALVSNGGEVDGVRLLSPATVDRIFAEHTDNVDLVLGLPLRFGLGFAVSNPASTPWIPEGRVAFWGGWGGSIVINDVDRRTTFAYVMNQMSPGIIGSPRSDAYTRAVYAALGANVSA from the coding sequence ATGAGCCTTCCCATCCACGGACACGTGCACGACGACTTCGCGGGGCTCCGCGACGAGTTCGAGCGCCGACTCGCCTCGGGCGCCGAGCTCGGCGCCTCGCTCGCGGTGATCGTCGACGGCGAGCCGGTCGTCGATCTCTGGGGAGGCTGGTCCGACCTCGAGCACACCGCCGAATGGCAGCAGGATACGATCACGAACGTCTGGTCGATCTCGAAGACCGTCACGGCGCTCGCCGCGCTCGTGCTCATCGACCGCGGCGAACTCGATCCCGAGCTGCCCGTGGCCCACTACTGGCCCGAGTTCGCCGCCGCCGGCAAGGAGGGCGTGCTCGTCAAGCACGTGCTCATGCACACGTCGGGCGTCTCGGGCTGGGCGCAGCCGATCACGGGCGCCGACATCCTCGACACGGATGCCGCAGCCGCGCGTCTCGCGTCGCAGCCGCCGTGGTGGCCGGCCGGCGCGGCCTCCGGCTACCACCTGCTCGACTACGGCCACCTGATCGGCGAGCTCGTGCGCCGCATCACCGGACGCTCCCTCGGAACGTACGTCGCCGAGGAGCTCGCCGGCCCGCTCGGCGCGGACTTCTGGCTCGGACTTCCCGCCTCCGAGGATCACCGCGTGAGCAACGTCGTTCCGCCACAGGGGACGCTGGACTTCTCGGCGATCCCACCCGACTCCCCGGCGTTCAAGACCTACACCGGCCCGCCGCTCGATGCCGAGGTCACGTGGACGCGGGAATGGCGCGCCGCGGGCGTCGGCGGAGCCGGAGGCCAGGGCAACGCCCGATCGGTCGCGCGTATCAACGCGCTCGTCTCGAACGGCGGCGAGGTCGACGGCGTGCGCCTGCTCTCGCCGGCGACGGTCGACCGCATCTTCGCCGAGCACACCGACAACGTCGACCTCGTGCTCGGCCTGCCGCTTCGCTTCGGCCTCGGGTTCGCAGTATCGAACCCGGCCAGCACGCCCTGGATCCCCGAGGGCCGCGTCGCGTTCTGGGGCGGCTGGGGCGGGTCGATCGTCATCAACGACGTCGATCGGCGCACGACGTTCGCCTACGTGATGAACCAGATGTCGCCGGGCATCATCGGCTCGCCGCGTTCCGATGCCTACACGCGCGCGGTCTATGCCGCGCTGGGCGCGAACGTGAGCGCCTGA
- the fabG gene encoding 3-oxoacyl-ACP reductase FabG — MTRTAIVTGAARGIGAATARRLAADGFAVAVLDLDAAACADTVAAIEADGGRAIAVGANVADSAAVAAAVARVADELGAPTILVNNAGILRDNLLFKMTDDDWDAVLGVHLRGAFLMTRAVQAHQVEAKWGRIVNLSSTSALGNRGQANYAAAKAGMQGFTKTLAIELGRYNVTANSVAPGFIATDMLRQTAERMGITNEQLLEGAAKEIPVGRVGQPEDVAAAVSFFCSDAASFVSGQVLYVAGGPKA, encoded by the coding sequence ATGACCCGCACCGCCATCGTCACCGGAGCCGCGCGCGGCATCGGAGCCGCCACCGCGAGACGCCTCGCCGCCGACGGGTTCGCCGTCGCCGTGCTCGATCTCGACGCTGCAGCCTGCGCCGACACCGTGGCCGCGATCGAGGCCGACGGGGGCCGCGCGATCGCGGTCGGCGCGAACGTCGCCGACTCGGCCGCCGTCGCGGCTGCCGTCGCCCGGGTCGCCGACGAGCTGGGGGCGCCGACGATCCTCGTGAACAATGCCGGCATCCTGCGCGACAACCTGCTCTTCAAGATGACCGACGACGACTGGGACGCCGTGCTCGGCGTGCACCTGCGCGGCGCGTTCCTGATGACCCGGGCCGTGCAGGCGCACCAGGTCGAGGCGAAATGGGGTCGCATCGTGAACCTCTCGAGCACCTCGGCGCTCGGCAACCGCGGGCAGGCGAACTACGCCGCCGCGAAGGCCGGTATGCAGGGCTTCACGAAGACGCTCGCGATCGAGCTCGGCCGCTACAACGTGACGGCGAACTCGGTCGCGCCGGGCTTCATCGCGACCGACATGCTGCGCCAGACGGCCGAGCGCATGGGCATCACGAACGAGCAGCTGCTCGAGGGCGCGGCCAAGGAGATCCCGGTCGGCCGCGTCGGCCAGCCAGAGGATGTCGCGGCCGCCGTGTCGTTCTTCTGCTCGGATGCCGCGTCGTTCGTCTCGGGCCAGGTGCTCTACGTGGCGGGCGGGCCGAAGGCATGA
- a CDS encoding DUF998 domain-containing protein gives MSTTAESPLPTFDRGRAVTKSLLGWGVVAGPFYLVIGLAQALFVPGFDLSQHALSLLLLGPLGWIQAANLVLSGIMVLAAATGFARLLPAPRRTWAAVLLGLYGASLFAAALFPPDPMRGFPVGAAGATTASMSGLLHLAAGAIGFVSLAVAAVVIGAWFRHEGRRGLAVASWIAAAVIVLGFMGGAALSATSAGVGMLWLAVVTGWAWLAAASLAAYRMAPRPDC, from the coding sequence ATGTCCACCACCGCAGAATCACCGCTCCCGACCTTCGATCGCGGGCGCGCCGTCACGAAGTCGCTCCTCGGCTGGGGTGTCGTCGCCGGCCCGTTCTACCTCGTCATCGGGCTGGCACAGGCGTTGTTCGTGCCCGGGTTCGATCTCTCGCAGCACGCCCTGAGCCTGCTGCTGCTCGGTCCGCTCGGGTGGATCCAGGCCGCGAACCTCGTGCTCAGCGGCATCATGGTGCTCGCCGCGGCCACCGGGTTCGCCCGGTTGCTGCCCGCGCCGCGCCGAACGTGGGCGGCCGTGCTCCTCGGGCTCTACGGCGCGAGCCTCTTCGCCGCGGCGCTCTTCCCGCCGGACCCGATGCGCGGGTTCCCCGTCGGAGCTGCGGGTGCCACGACCGCATCGATGAGCGGACTGCTGCACCTCGCGGCCGGGGCGATCGGGTTCGTGAGCCTCGCCGTCGCGGCCGTGGTCATCGGCGCCTGGTTCCGCCATGAGGGCCGGCGCGGTCTCGCCGTCGCCTCGTGGATCGCCGCGGCCGTCATCGTGCTCGGGTTCATGGGCGGCGCGGCGCTCTCGGCGACCTCGGCGGGCGTCGGCATGCTCTGGCTCGCCGTCGTCACCGGCTGGGCGTGGCTCGCCGCAGCGTCGCTCGCCGCGTACCGCATGGCACCCCGGCCCGACTGCTGA